In Nocardioides sp. zg-1228, a single window of DNA contains:
- a CDS encoding sulfite exporter TauE/SafE family protein encodes MSPTEAVLVVLAGVAAGTINTVVGSGTLITFPTLLAFGVPPVTANVSNNVGLVPGSVSGVIGYRRELAGQRARVLRLGAASLIGGTAGALLLLWLPSAAFDTIVPALIGLGVVLVVLGPRIQRSVAARADERGGIPDHGVWWVWPAVALAGVYGGYFGAAQGVLLMAILGIGVADSMQRHTATKNVLALIVNAIAAVVFIAVAEIDWEVAGLIALGSVVGGQIGAGVGRRLPPDLLRAVIAVVGVVALVALVS; translated from the coding sequence GTGAGTCCGACCGAAGCGGTGCTGGTCGTCCTCGCAGGAGTGGCGGCCGGCACCATCAACACTGTGGTGGGGTCGGGAACGTTGATCACGTTCCCGACCCTCCTGGCGTTCGGCGTCCCTCCGGTGACGGCCAACGTCAGCAACAACGTCGGCCTGGTGCCGGGCAGCGTGTCGGGGGTCATCGGCTACCGGCGCGAGCTCGCCGGCCAGCGGGCGCGGGTGCTGCGGCTGGGGGCGGCGTCGCTGATCGGCGGCACCGCCGGGGCGCTGCTGCTGCTGTGGCTGCCGTCCGCAGCCTTCGACACCATCGTGCCGGCGCTGATCGGCCTCGGCGTGGTGCTGGTCGTGCTGGGCCCGCGCATCCAGCGCTCGGTGGCCGCTCGCGCGGACGAGCGCGGTGGCATCCCCGACCACGGCGTGTGGTGGGTGTGGCCGGCGGTCGCGCTGGCCGGTGTCTACGGCGGCTACTTCGGCGCGGCCCAGGGCGTGCTGCTGATGGCGATCCTCGGCATTGGGGTCGCCGACTCCATGCAGCGTCACACCGCCACCAAGAACGTCCTCGCCCTCATCGTCAACGCGATCGCCGCCGTCGTCTTCATCGCGGTCGCCGAGATCGACTGGGAGGTCGCCGGCCTCATCGCGCTCGGCTCGGTCGTGGGCGGTCAGATCGGCGCCGGCGTCGGGCGGCGGCTGCCGCCCGACCTGCTCCGCGCCGTGATCGCCGTCGTGGGGGTCGTGGCCCTCGTCGCCCTCGTCTCCTGA
- the serB gene encoding phosphoserine phosphatase SerB, giving the protein MEDEPKTLLVTLTGKDRPGVTSAIFAALAGAGVEVLDIEQIVLRRRLVLGILVTAPRDWKRLRDVIERTAAELDMSVEVERGAGDNRSRPGDRSHITIIGRPLKASAMSAIAGRIADSGANIDRIERMARYPVTAIEMHVSGAPADTLRPLLSVEAVKQGIDLAVQRDSLHRRGIRLIVMDVDSTLIQGEVIEMLAAHAGQQAEVARVTEAAMRGELDFEASLRERVALLEGVPESALDEVYRSIELAPGARTMVRTLRRLGYRFAIVSGGFTQITDRLRADLGIHFARANQLEVVDGRLTGRIVGDVVDRAGKAAALREFAAEVGVPLDAVIAIGDGANDLDMLNAAGLGIAYNAKPMVRDAADTSVNVPYLDAILYLLGISREQIEEADAAVGITTPAPPLTD; this is encoded by the coding sequence ATGGAAGACGAGCCGAAGACTCTCCTGGTCACCCTCACGGGCAAGGACCGGCCTGGCGTCACCTCAGCGATCTTCGCCGCCCTGGCCGGCGCCGGGGTCGAGGTCCTCGACATCGAGCAGATCGTGCTGCGCCGCCGGCTGGTGCTCGGCATCCTGGTGACCGCGCCCCGCGACTGGAAGCGGCTGCGCGACGTCATCGAGCGCACCGCCGCCGAGCTCGACATGAGCGTCGAGGTCGAGCGCGGCGCGGGCGACAACCGCAGCCGCCCCGGAGACCGCTCGCACATCACGATCATCGGGCGTCCGCTCAAGGCCTCGGCGATGTCGGCGATCGCGGGCCGCATCGCCGACTCGGGCGCCAACATCGACCGGATCGAGCGGATGGCGCGCTACCCGGTCACCGCCATCGAGATGCACGTCTCGGGCGCGCCGGCGGACACGCTGCGCCCGCTGCTGTCCGTCGAGGCGGTCAAGCAGGGCATCGACCTCGCCGTGCAGCGCGACTCGCTCCACCGCCGGGGCATCCGACTCATCGTCATGGACGTCGACTCCACGCTCATCCAGGGCGAGGTCATCGAGATGCTCGCCGCCCATGCCGGACAGCAGGCCGAGGTCGCCCGGGTCACCGAGGCGGCGATGAGGGGCGAGCTCGACTTCGAGGCCTCCCTGCGCGAGCGCGTCGCGCTGCTCGAGGGCGTCCCGGAGTCCGCGCTCGACGAGGTCTACCGCTCCATCGAGCTGGCTCCGGGAGCGCGCACGATGGTGCGCACGCTGCGCCGGCTGGGCTACCGCTTCGCCATCGTCTCCGGCGGCTTCACCCAGATCACCGACCGGCTCAGGGCCGACCTCGGCATCCACTTCGCGCGCGCCAACCAGCTCGAGGTGGTCGACGGCCGACTCACCGGCCGCATCGTCGGCGACGTCGTCGACCGGGCCGGCAAGGCGGCGGCGTTGCGCGAGTTCGCGGCGGAGGTCGGCGTCCCGCTCGACGCCGTCATTGCCATCGGCGACGGCGCCAACGACCTCGACATGCTGAACGCCGCGGGGCTCGGCATCGCCTACAACGCCAAGCCGATGGTGCGCGACGCCGCGGACACGTCGGTCAACGTGCCCTACCTCGACGCGATCCTCTATCTGCTGGGCATCTCCCGCGAGCAGATCGAGGAGGCCGACGCCGCCGTGGGCATCACCACGCCGGCGCCGCCACTCACCGACTGA
- a CDS encoding cyanophycinase, whose translation MPKGPLMIIGGAEDKMRKPTILKHFVALSGGRDAHIAVIPTASSLGREVVDVYDALFTKFGAARVDAVRPESRDEAHDPVLVKAIDEATGVFMTGGNQLKLSAIVCGTPVGEAIRRAHERGAVVAGTSAGASVQSSHMVAFGVGGSTAKQRMTQVAAGLGLIESAVVDQHFDQRNRYGRLLMIVAQSPQLLGIGVDEDTCGLLEDVDGDTVMRVLGKGAVTIFDGSRMVSDAYEAARSKPLLASGVVLHTLPEDAVFNLTTRTLVPQPPAVQQEDADELAEAGRDLRQLARDIAAADATPAAIRRRLKLRRSKPAETPSQPPSQPTDGDSA comes from the coding sequence ATGCCCAAGGGACCACTCATGATCATCGGTGGCGCCGAGGACAAGATGCGCAAGCCGACGATCCTCAAGCACTTCGTCGCACTCAGCGGTGGCAGGGACGCGCACATCGCGGTGATCCCCACGGCGTCCTCGCTCGGCCGCGAGGTCGTCGACGTCTACGACGCGCTGTTCACCAAGTTCGGGGCGGCCCGCGTCGACGCCGTACGCCCCGAGTCGCGCGACGAGGCCCACGACCCGGTGCTGGTGAAGGCGATCGACGAGGCCACCGGCGTGTTCATGACGGGCGGCAACCAGCTCAAGCTGTCCGCCATCGTGTGCGGCACGCCCGTCGGCGAGGCGATCCGGCGCGCGCACGAGCGCGGCGCGGTGGTGGCGGGCACGTCCGCCGGCGCCAGCGTCCAGTCCTCCCACATGGTCGCCTTCGGCGTGGGCGGGTCGACCGCCAAACAGCGGATGACGCAGGTGGCGGCAGGGCTGGGTCTCATCGAGTCCGCGGTCGTCGACCAGCACTTCGACCAGCGCAACCGCTACGGCCGGCTGCTGATGATCGTCGCGCAGAGCCCGCAGCTGCTGGGGATCGGCGTCGACGAGGACACCTGCGGCCTCTTGGAGGACGTCGACGGCGACACCGTCATGCGGGTCCTCGGCAAGGGTGCGGTCACCATCTTCGACGGCTCCCGGATGGTGTCCGACGCCTACGAGGCCGCCCGCTCCAAGCCGCTGCTCGCGAGCGGCGTCGTCCTCCACACCCTCCCCGAGGACGCCGTGTTCAACCTGACCACCCGCACGCTCGTGCCGCAGCCCCCGGCCGTCCAGCAGGAGGACGCCGACGAGCTCGCCGAGGCGGGACGCGACCTGCGCCAGCTGGCCCGCGACATCGCCGCCGCCGACGCGACCCCCGCCGCCATCCGGCGACGGCTCAAGCTGCGTCGCAGCAAGCCCGCCGAGACCCCCAGCCAGCCCCCCAGCCAGCCCACCGACGGAGACAGTGCATGA
- a CDS encoding NfeD family protein: MDWIRDHLWETWLGLSIVLGVAEMFSLDLILAMLAAGAVVGMVAALLGLPLVVQVLVALGAATAMLVFVRPSFVKRLHSGPELSLGHGKLVGSRCLVTEEITGLAPGRIKVSGEIWSALPYDENLRIAPGETVEILQIKGATAYVHPVATLEP; encoded by the coding sequence ATGGACTGGATCCGCGACCACCTCTGGGAGACCTGGCTCGGCCTCTCGATCGTGCTGGGCGTCGCCGAGATGTTCAGCCTCGACCTCATCCTGGCCATGCTCGCCGCCGGTGCGGTCGTCGGCATGGTCGCGGCCCTGTTGGGCCTGCCGCTCGTCGTGCAGGTGCTCGTCGCCCTCGGCGCCGCGACCGCGATGCTGGTCTTCGTCCGTCCGAGCTTCGTCAAGCGGCTGCACAGCGGTCCCGAGCTCTCCCTGGGCCACGGCAAGCTGGTCGGCTCGCGCTGCCTGGTGACCGAGGAGATCACCGGCCTGGCGCCCGGCCGGATCAAGGTGTCCGGCGAGATCTGGTCGGCCCTGCCCTACGACGAGAACCTGCGGATCGCACCGGGGGAGACCGTCGAGATCCTCCAGATCAAGGGCGCGACCGCCTACGTCCACCCGGTGGCCACGCTCGAGCCCTGA
- a CDS encoding putative protein N(5)-glutamine methyltransferase, which translates to MSARHVVARLRAAGCVWAEEEAVLLEEAATSDGELEALLARRVAGEPLETVLGWAGFLGRRLVVAAGVFVPRRRTELLARTTLDHLARSDRRVAGSRPVVVEMCCGVAPVAACLEDSGAQVHAADVSPAALDCARANAPSAALHLGDLYDALPPGLRGRVDVLAANAPYVPTDRVADMPPEAREHEPLVALDGGADGVDLHRRLARDAVGWLAPGGVLLVETSPAQAPLTTAAMAGAGLDPHVVADPDVGGCVAVGVRPATVSR; encoded by the coding sequence GTGAGCGCTCGGCACGTCGTGGCCCGGCTGCGTGCCGCCGGGTGCGTGTGGGCCGAGGAGGAGGCCGTCCTGCTCGAGGAGGCCGCCACCTCCGACGGGGAGCTGGAGGCGCTCCTCGCCCGGCGCGTCGCCGGCGAGCCCCTCGAGACGGTGCTGGGCTGGGCCGGCTTCCTCGGACGCCGCCTCGTGGTCGCCGCGGGCGTCTTCGTGCCGCGCCGGCGCACCGAGCTGCTGGCGCGGACGACCCTCGACCACCTCGCGCGGTCCGACCGCCGGGTCGCCGGATCGCGGCCCGTCGTGGTGGAGATGTGCTGCGGCGTCGCGCCGGTCGCCGCGTGCCTGGAGGACAGCGGGGCGCAGGTGCACGCCGCCGACGTGAGCCCGGCCGCGCTCGACTGCGCCCGGGCCAACGCGCCGTCGGCCGCACTGCACCTCGGTGACCTCTACGACGCACTCCCGCCCGGCCTGCGCGGCCGGGTGGACGTGCTGGCGGCCAACGCCCCCTACGTGCCGACCGACCGGGTCGCCGACATGCCGCCCGAGGCGCGCGAGCACGAGCCGCTGGTCGCGCTCGACGGGGGAGCCGACGGGGTCGACCTGCACCGGCGCCTCGCGCGCGACGCCGTCGGCTGGCTCGCGCCCGGGGGAGTGCTGCTGGTGGAGACCAGCCCTGCCCAGGCGCCGCTGACGACGGCCGCCATGGCCGGCGCCGGGCTGGACCCCCACGTGGTGGCCGACCCGGACGTGGGCGGCTGCGTCGCCGTCGGCGTACGCCCGGCGACGGTCAGTCGGTGA
- a CDS encoding alpha/beta hydrolase: MSLVPLQADVLGPEFEAETISLPPDAEGAVVATLVRLRPARPNGRAVLHVHGFADYFFHTEYAQWWADRGYTFYALDLRKYGRSLRDHQTPHYVADLGEYFAEIDLAWWRITHRDGHRAVIASAHSTGGLTVPLWVRERRPAELAAMVLNSPWFDMHGAAWLRGPATRLAIERLGRRRPMQEVPRRIRTVYGRSLHREYGGEWDYDLTWKPIESRPVHVGWLRAVRRGHALLHAGLDIDRPTLVLSSARSFFGEQTEETAATHDIVLDVEQIRRWASSVGRHVTSVAIEGAVHDVVLSRPGIRTRVYDVLGTWLEAWVEKPEPGAGDGRAD, from the coding sequence ATGTCCCTGGTCCCGCTGCAGGCCGACGTCCTCGGCCCGGAGTTCGAGGCGGAGACGATCTCCCTCCCCCCCGACGCCGAGGGTGCCGTCGTCGCGACCCTCGTGCGCCTCAGGCCCGCCCGCCCCAACGGTCGCGCGGTGCTCCACGTGCACGGCTTCGCCGACTACTTCTTCCACACCGAGTACGCCCAGTGGTGGGCCGATCGCGGCTACACCTTCTACGCCCTCGACCTGCGCAAGTACGGCCGGTCGCTGCGGGATCACCAGACCCCCCACTACGTCGCCGACCTGGGTGAGTACTTCGCCGAGATCGATCTCGCCTGGTGGCGGATCACGCACCGTGACGGGCACCGCGCGGTGATCGCCTCGGCGCACTCCACCGGTGGCCTCACCGTGCCCCTGTGGGTGCGGGAGCGGCGGCCCGCCGAGCTCGCGGCTATGGTGCTCAACTCCCCCTGGTTCGACATGCACGGTGCCGCGTGGCTGCGCGGCCCGGCGACCCGGCTGGCGATCGAGCGGCTCGGCCGCAGACGCCCGATGCAGGAGGTCCCGCGCCGGATCAGGACCGTCTACGGGCGCTCGCTCCACCGCGAGTACGGCGGGGAGTGGGACTACGACCTGACGTGGAAGCCGATCGAGTCACGCCCGGTCCACGTCGGGTGGCTCCGCGCCGTCCGCCGCGGACACGCGTTGCTCCACGCCGGGCTCGACATCGACCGGCCGACCCTGGTGCTGTCCTCGGCCCGGTCCTTCTTCGGCGAGCAGACCGAGGAGACCGCGGCGACGCACGACATCGTGCTCGACGTCGAGCAGATCCGGCGCTGGGCCTCCTCGGTCGGCCGGCACGTCACGTCGGTCGCGATCGAGGGAGCCGTGCACGACGTCGTGCTGTCGCGCCCCGGCATCCGCACCCGGGTCTACGACGTCCTCGGCACGTGGCTCGAGGCGTGGGTGGAGAAGCCCGAACCCGGCGCCGGCGACGGTCGGGCGGACTAG
- a CDS encoding histidine phosphatase family protein has translation MQESVSDAAGAGRRLVVMRHAKAEHSAPTDHARALADRGRADAEAAGRWLGEHDVDPDAALVSDALRTQQTWEGVAAGAGWDPDGRELSEALYAAGTDSAFDLLRDTPAHVRTLVVIGHNPTIASLAELVDDGEGDTEAATAMMTRGFPTSAVAVFAVAGDWADLGPGTARLEAFHPGAA, from the coding sequence ATGCAGGAGTCAGTGAGTGACGCGGCCGGAGCGGGCCGGCGGCTGGTCGTGATGCGGCACGCCAAGGCCGAGCACAGCGCTCCCACCGACCACGCGCGCGCGCTGGCCGATCGGGGTCGCGCCGACGCGGAGGCCGCCGGGCGGTGGCTGGGCGAGCACGACGTCGACCCCGACGCGGCACTGGTCTCCGACGCGCTCCGCACGCAGCAGACGTGGGAGGGTGTCGCCGCCGGCGCCGGGTGGGACCCCGACGGCAGGGAGCTGTCCGAGGCCCTCTACGCCGCCGGCACCGACTCCGCCTTCGACCTGCTGCGCGACACCCCGGCCCACGTACGCACGCTCGTCGTCATCGGGCACAACCCCACGATCGCCTCGCTCGCCGAGCTGGTCGACGACGGCGAGGGCGACACCGAGGCGGCGACCGCCATGATGACGCGCGGGTTCCCGACGTCGGCGGTCGCGGTCTTCGCCGTCGCGGGCGACTGGGCCGACCTCGGCCCCGGCACCGCCCGCCTGGAGGCGTTCCACCCCGGGGCCGCGTGA
- a CDS encoding ABC transporter ATP-binding protein: MVAVIELAGVTVRRGRSLLLDDVSWVVEDDERWVVLGPNGAGKTTLLQVAAAQLHPTSGVAGILDEVLGTTDVFELRPRIGLTSAALADRIPRSELVRDVVVSASYGVLGRWREAYDELDHDRAADLLAEVGADHLAERTFGTLSEGERKRVQVARALMTDPELLLLDEPAAGLDLGGREDLVATLSRLALDPDSPATVLVSHHVEEIPPGFTHALLLREGRVVDSGPIDDVVTAESLSAAFGMPLLLSHSDGRFAARRRID, from the coding sequence ATGGTCGCCGTCATCGAGCTCGCCGGGGTCACGGTGCGCCGTGGCCGGTCGCTGCTGCTCGACGACGTGAGCTGGGTGGTCGAGGACGACGAGCGCTGGGTGGTGCTCGGGCCCAACGGCGCCGGCAAGACCACCCTCCTGCAGGTCGCCGCCGCGCAGCTGCACCCGACGTCCGGCGTCGCGGGCATCCTGGACGAGGTGCTCGGCACGACCGACGTCTTCGAGCTGCGTCCGCGCATCGGCCTCACCAGTGCGGCGCTCGCCGACCGCATCCCGCGCTCCGAGCTGGTCAGGGACGTGGTGGTGTCCGCCTCCTACGGCGTCCTGGGCCGGTGGCGCGAGGCCTACGACGAGCTCGACCACGACCGGGCCGCCGACCTGCTCGCCGAGGTCGGGGCCGACCACCTGGCCGAGCGCACCTTCGGCACCCTCAGCGAGGGGGAGCGCAAGCGCGTGCAGGTCGCGCGGGCGCTGATGACCGACCCCGAGCTGCTGCTGCTCGACGAGCCGGCCGCGGGTCTCGACCTCGGCGGGCGTGAGGACCTGGTGGCGACCCTGTCGCGGCTGGCCCTCGACCCGGACTCGCCGGCGACCGTGCTGGTCTCCCACCACGTCGAGGAGATCCCGCCGGGCTTCACCCACGCGCTGCTGCTGCGCGAGGGCCGGGTGGTCGACTCCGGCCCCATCGACGACGTGGTCACGGCCGAGTCGCTGTCGGCCGCGTTCGGCATGCCGCTCCTGCTGAGCCACTCCGACGGGCGCTTCGCCGCCCGGCGCCGGATCGACTAG
- a CDS encoding SPFH domain-containing protein has product MPSALLVLLVLVILFVVVMLAKTVRIVPQARAAIVERFGKYKGTLSAGLNIVVPFVDKVRYLIDLREQVVSFPPQPVITEDNLVVSIDTVIYFQVTDPVAATYEIANYIQAVEQLTMTTLRNIVGGMDLEETLTSRDEINTRLRGVLDEATGKWGIRVNRVELKGIDPPPSIKDSMEKQMRADRDKRAQILTAEGGRQAAILTAEGEKQSSILSAEGDREAQILRAQADREAQILRAQGEGQAIQTVFQAIHDGQPDQSLLAYQYLQMMPKIAEGSANKVWVIPSEITKAMEGLGSSIHEIAGIPKDATPRTRVDMGPTDPQLPRSSADPEMRATNEAVQQAIAEAESAANPGRGSRSIDPATATEGDEPTDPGAPAGQ; this is encoded by the coding sequence GTGCCGTCCGCATTGCTCGTCCTGCTCGTGCTCGTCATCCTGTTCGTCGTCGTCATGCTCGCCAAGACGGTCCGCATCGTGCCCCAGGCACGGGCTGCGATCGTCGAGCGCTTCGGCAAGTACAAGGGGACGCTGTCGGCAGGACTCAACATCGTCGTTCCGTTCGTCGACAAGGTGCGCTACCTGATCGACCTGCGCGAGCAGGTCGTGAGCTTCCCGCCCCAGCCGGTCATCACCGAGGACAACCTGGTGGTGTCGATCGACACGGTCATCTACTTCCAGGTGACCGACCCGGTGGCGGCGACCTACGAGATCGCCAACTACATCCAGGCCGTCGAGCAGCTGACCATGACGACCCTGCGCAACATCGTCGGTGGCATGGACCTCGAGGAGACGCTCACCAGTCGCGACGAGATCAACACCCGCCTGCGGGGCGTGCTCGACGAGGCGACCGGCAAGTGGGGCATCCGGGTCAACCGCGTCGAGCTCAAGGGCATCGACCCGCCGCCGTCGATCAAGGACTCGATGGAGAAGCAGATGCGGGCCGACCGCGACAAGCGCGCCCAGATCCTCACCGCGGAGGGTGGCCGCCAGGCCGCCATCCTCACCGCGGAGGGCGAGAAGCAGTCGTCGATCCTGTCGGCCGAGGGCGACCGGGAGGCACAGATCCTGCGCGCGCAGGCCGACCGTGAGGCGCAGATCCTGCGGGCACAGGGTGAGGGTCAGGCGATCCAGACGGTCTTCCAGGCCATCCACGACGGCCAGCCCGACCAGTCGCTGCTCGCCTACCAGTACCTCCAGATGATGCCGAAGATCGCCGAGGGCAGCGCCAACAAGGTGTGGGTCATCCCCTCGGAGATCACCAAGGCGATGGAGGGCCTGGGCTCCTCGATCCACGAGATCGCCGGCATCCCCAAGGACGCCACCCCGCGCACGCGCGTGGACATGGGCCCGACCGACCCGCAGCTGCCCCGCTCGTCGGCCGACCCGGAGATGCGCGCGACCAACGAGGCGGTCCAGCAGGCGATCGCCGAGGCCGAGAGCGCCGCCAACCCGGGACGTGGCTCCCGCTCGATCGACCCGGCGACCGCGACCGAGGGCGACGAGCCCACTGACCCCGGAGCGCCTGCCGGCCAGTGA
- the cphA gene encoding cyanophycin synthetase, with protein MSERPTPDLEIMETRVYRGANVWSYDKSIHLVVDLGSLEQFPTNTLPGFTDDLVSMLPGLREHSCSRGRRGGFLERLNEGTWLGHVAEHVALSLQQLVGHDIRRGKTRQVKGHPGRYNIIYGYIEENVGLTAGSLAVRLVNHLVEGDPDFDWETERDEFIRRAERTAFGPSTQAIVDEAVSRDIPWIRLNQYSLVQLGQGVHAKRIRATMTSETSSIAVDIASDKDLTTKLLGAAGLPVPKQESVRSVDQAVAAARRIGYPVVLKPLDGNHGRGVCLDLQDEADVRTAFPIAEGQSRRGTVIVESFVTGKDYRCLIIDGRMVAIAERVPASVTGDGTSTVEQLVELTNADPRRGVGHEKVLTRIKVDEAAIEVLADQGHTLDSVPAEGETVKLALTGNMSTGGISIDRTFEAHPENVEIAEEAARMVGLDIAGIDFICPDITEPVREAGGAICEVNAAPGFRMHTHPTIGEPQFIAKPVVDMLFPPGAPSRIPIVAVTGTNGKTTTSRMISHIFKGMGRKVGMTSTDGVVIDERLVIRADASGPRSARMVLQNPRVDFAVFEVARGGILREGLGYERNDVAVVLNVQPDHLGLRGIDTVEQLADVKAVIVEAVPRDGHAVLNADDPLVRAMRRKCSGQVVWFSMEEPGSEVRDMIDAHCRRGGKAIVLNPTERGEMMVVQHGRREMQLAWTHLLPSTFSGRARMNVQNALAAAAAAFAAGAPLHDIRQGLRTFSTNYYLSPGRLNEVEVNGVNVIVDYCHNAPGMRMLGDFVDRVGESLESSHHLARPSRIGIIATAGDRRDQDMVELGHIAAQHFDVCIVREDVALRGRERGATAALVLEGVRTAMAEGARCKQAELVLDELEAVRHAMSRANRGDLVVVCVDKHAEVMAELEHWSEVAQAGSTTNPDAPAADPDYTPAASS; from the coding sequence ATGAGCGAGCGGCCCACACCGGACCTGGAGATCATGGAGACGCGCGTCTACCGCGGCGCCAACGTCTGGTCGTACGACAAGTCGATCCACCTCGTGGTCGACCTCGGCTCGCTCGAGCAGTTCCCCACCAACACCCTCCCCGGCTTCACCGACGACCTGGTGTCGATGCTGCCGGGCCTGCGGGAGCACTCGTGCTCGCGCGGGCGCCGCGGCGGCTTCCTGGAGCGGCTCAACGAGGGCACCTGGCTCGGTCACGTCGCCGAGCACGTCGCCCTCTCCCTCCAGCAGCTCGTCGGCCATGACATCCGCCGGGGCAAGACCCGCCAGGTCAAGGGCCACCCCGGCCGCTACAACATCATCTACGGCTACATCGAGGAGAACGTCGGCCTCACCGCGGGCAGCCTCGCCGTGCGGCTGGTCAACCACCTGGTCGAGGGCGACCCGGACTTCGACTGGGAGACCGAGCGCGACGAGTTCATCCGCCGCGCCGAGCGGACGGCGTTCGGCCCCTCGACGCAGGCCATCGTCGACGAGGCGGTCTCGCGCGACATCCCGTGGATCCGGCTCAACCAGTACTCCCTCGTCCAGCTCGGCCAGGGCGTCCACGCGAAGCGGATCCGCGCCACGATGACCTCCGAGACGTCGTCGATCGCGGTCGACATCGCCTCCGACAAGGACCTCACCACCAAGCTCCTCGGCGCCGCCGGGCTGCCCGTGCCCAAGCAGGAGTCGGTCCGCTCCGTCGACCAGGCCGTCGCTGCAGCGCGCCGCATCGGCTACCCGGTGGTGCTCAAGCCGCTCGACGGCAACCACGGCCGCGGCGTGTGCCTCGACCTGCAGGACGAGGCAGACGTGCGCACGGCGTTCCCGATCGCGGAGGGGCAGTCGCGACGCGGCACCGTCATCGTCGAGTCCTTCGTGACCGGCAAGGACTACCGCTGCCTGATCATCGACGGCCGGATGGTCGCGATCGCCGAGCGCGTGCCGGCCTCCGTGACCGGCGACGGCACCTCGACGGTGGAGCAGCTCGTCGAGCTGACCAACGCCGACCCGCGGCGCGGCGTGGGCCACGAGAAGGTGCTGACCCGGATCAAGGTCGACGAGGCGGCCATCGAGGTGCTCGCCGACCAGGGCCACACGCTCGACTCGGTGCCCGCCGAGGGCGAGACCGTCAAGCTGGCCCTCACCGGCAACATGTCGACGGGCGGCATCTCGATCGACCGCACCTTCGAGGCGCACCCGGAGAACGTCGAGATCGCCGAGGAGGCCGCCCGCATGGTGGGCCTCGACATCGCCGGCATCGACTTCATCTGCCCCGACATCACCGAGCCGGTCCGCGAGGCCGGCGGCGCGATCTGCGAGGTCAACGCCGCACCGGGCTTCCGGATGCACACGCACCCCACCATCGGCGAGCCGCAGTTCATCGCCAAGCCGGTGGTCGACATGCTGTTCCCGCCGGGCGCCCCGTCGCGGATCCCGATCGTCGCCGTCACCGGCACCAACGGCAAGACGACGACGAGCCGGATGATCAGCCACATCTTCAAGGGGATGGGCCGCAAGGTCGGCATGACCTCCACCGACGGCGTCGTGATCGACGAGCGCCTGGTGATCCGCGCCGACGCCTCCGGCCCGCGCTCGGCGCGCATGGTCCTGCAGAACCCCCGCGTCGACTTCGCGGTCTTCGAGGTCGCCCGCGGTGGCATCCTGCGCGAGGGCCTGGGCTACGAGCGCAACGACGTGGCGGTGGTGCTCAACGTGCAGCCCGACCACCTCGGCCTGCGCGGCATCGACACCGTCGAGCAGCTCGCGGACGTCAAGGCCGTCATCGTCGAGGCCGTGCCCCGCGACGGCCACGCCGTCCTCAACGCCGACGACCCGCTGGTGCGCGCGATGCGTCGCAAGTGCTCGGGCCAGGTCGTGTGGTTCTCCATGGAGGAGCCCGGCAGCGAGGTGCGCGACATGATCGACGCGCACTGCCGCCGCGGGGGCAAGGCCATCGTGCTCAACCCGACCGAGCGGGGCGAGATGATGGTCGTCCAGCACGGCCGCCGGGAGATGCAGCTGGCGTGGACCCACCTGCTGCCCTCGACGTTCAGTGGGCGCGCGCGGATGAACGTCCAGAACGCGCTCGCCGCCGCGGCCGCAGCCTTCGCCGCCGGCGCGCCCCTGCACGACATCCGTCAGGGCCTGCGCACCTTCTCCACCAACTACTACCTCTCCCCCGGCCGCCTCAACGAGGTCGAGGTCAACGGCGTCAACGTGATCGTCGACTACTGCCACAACGCACCCGGCATGCGGATGCTCGGCGACTTCGTGGACCGGGTGGGCGAGTCGTTGGAGTCCTCGCACCACCTGGCCCGGCCCTCGCGCATCGGCATCATCGCCACCGCCGGTGACCGGCGCGACCAGGACATGGTCGAGCTGGGCCACATCGCCGCCCAGCACTTCGACGTGTGCATCGTGCGCGAGGACGTCGCGCTGCGCGGCCGCGAGCGGGGGGCGACCGCCGCGCTGGTGCTGGAGGGCGTACGCACGGCCATGGCCGAGGGCGCGCGCTGCAAGCAGGCCGAGCTGGTGCTCGACGAGCTCGAGGCCGTGCGGCACGCGATGAGCCGCGCCAACCGGGGCGACCTGGTCGTGGTCTGCGTCGACAAGCACGCCGAGGTGATGGCCGAGCTGGAGCACTGGTCGGAGGTGGCCCAGGCCGGCTCGACGACCAACCCCGACGCGCCCGCGGCCGATCCCGACTACACGCCGGCCGCCAGCTCCTGA